The proteins below are encoded in one region of Limnohabitans sp. 63ED37-2:
- the ribD gene encoding bifunctional diaminohydroxyphosphoribosylaminopyrimidine deaminase/5-amino-6-(5-phosphoribosylamino)uracil reductase RibD, with product MTPPNPTPQATPHADPAKSLALSLARQALWLTSPNPRVGCVITAADGTVLGQGHTQRAGGPHAEIMALRDAAERGHSVQGATAWVTLEPCAHQGRTGPCCDALAAAGIGRVVAALTDPNPQVAGQGMARLAAAGVRTETLNPQDEMAQQARELNIGFFSRMERGLPWVRMKVAASLDGQTALLNGQSQWITGPEARADGHAWRARACAILTGIGTVLEDDPQLNVRGLNVPRQPHLVVLDSRLELPLNAQLLNTQGTGDQARQIWVYTAVDPANAEQAEKRSALSARGVTVIDMPGPGGKVDLAAMLRDLARREINELHVEAGHKLNGSFIREGLVDEYLIYLAPQLLGPGQGMANLPALTALGDAVQLGFHAVERIGPDLRLLLRRA from the coding sequence GTGACTCCTCCGAACCCGACACCCCAAGCCACCCCGCACGCGGACCCAGCCAAGAGCTTGGCACTGAGCCTGGCCCGCCAGGCCCTGTGGCTCACCTCACCCAACCCGCGGGTGGGCTGCGTCATCACCGCCGCCGATGGCACCGTGCTCGGCCAAGGCCACACCCAGCGTGCAGGCGGCCCCCACGCCGAAATCATGGCTCTACGCGACGCAGCCGAGCGTGGGCACAGCGTGCAAGGCGCTACAGCCTGGGTGACGCTGGAGCCCTGCGCCCACCAAGGCCGCACCGGGCCTTGCTGCGACGCGCTGGCCGCTGCGGGCATTGGCCGCGTCGTGGCGGCCCTGACCGACCCGAACCCCCAAGTGGCGGGACAAGGCATGGCGCGGCTGGCAGCGGCTGGCGTGCGGACCGAAACCCTGAACCCGCAGGACGAGATGGCCCAACAGGCCCGTGAGTTGAACATCGGCTTTTTCAGCCGCATGGAGCGGGGCCTGCCCTGGGTGCGCATGAAAGTGGCGGCCTCGCTGGACGGCCAAACCGCCTTGCTAAACGGCCAAAGCCAGTGGATCACCGGGCCCGAGGCCCGTGCCGATGGGCATGCTTGGCGCGCCCGCGCCTGCGCCATCCTGACCGGCATCGGCACCGTGCTTGAAGACGATCCACAACTGAATGTGCGCGGCCTGAACGTGCCCCGCCAACCGCACCTGGTGGTGTTGGACAGCCGCCTTGAGTTGCCCCTGAACGCCCAACTGCTGAACACACAAGGCACAGGCGATCAGGCCCGGCAAATTTGGGTTTACACGGCGGTCGACCCTGCCAATGCAGAACAAGCCGAAAAACGCAGTGCCCTGAGCGCGCGCGGCGTCACCGTGATCGACATGCCCGGCCCCGGCGGCAAGGTGGATCTGGCCGCCATGCTGCGCGACCTGGCCCGACGCGAGATCAACGAACTGCATGTCGAAGCCGGACACAAGCTCAACGGCTCCTTCATCCGCGAAGGCTTGGTGGACGAGTATTTGATCTACCTGGCCCCCCAACTGCTGGGGCCTGGCCAAGGCATGGCCAATTTGCCAGCGCTGACAGCGCTCGGTGATGCGGTCCAGCTGGGCTTTCATGCGGTGGAGCGCATCGGCCCGGATCTGCGCCTGCTGCTGCGCCGAGCCTGA
- the rpiA gene encoding ribose-5-phosphate isomerase RpiA — translation MTQDELKALVGQAALKYVVPGEIVGVGTGSTVNKFIDALAIMKDQIKGAVSSSEASTVRLKALGIPVFDCNEVESLSVYIDGADEIDHQGHMVKGGGAALTREKIVAAQSKQFVCIADESKLVDALGAFPLPLEVIPMATARVMRQFAAMGGSAVVRLKDGQPLVTDNGQHIVDVKGLKITDPVAFENTVSQWPGVVTVGVFALQKAQVCLLGTSDGVKTLVF, via the coding sequence ATGACCCAAGACGAACTCAAAGCCCTGGTGGGCCAAGCCGCCCTGAAATACGTTGTTCCCGGCGAGATCGTTGGCGTGGGCACCGGCTCCACGGTGAACAAATTCATCGACGCGCTGGCCATCATGAAGGACCAAATCAAGGGCGCAGTCTCCAGCTCCGAAGCCTCCACCGTGCGCCTGAAGGCACTGGGCATCCCGGTGTTTGACTGCAACGAGGTCGAGAGCCTGTCGGTTTACATCGACGGCGCGGACGAGATCGACCATCAGGGCCACATGGTCAAGGGCGGCGGTGCGGCACTCACCCGCGAAAAAATCGTAGCAGCCCAGTCCAAGCAGTTTGTTTGCATTGCCGACGAGAGCAAGTTGGTGGATGCGCTTGGCGCTTTCCCTTTGCCCCTGGAGGTCATCCCCATGGCCACCGCCCGCGTGATGCGCCAGTTTGCGGCCATGGGCGGCAGTGCGGTGGTTCGCCTCAAAGACGGTCAGCCGCTGGTCACCGACAACGGCCAGCACATTGTGGATGTGAAGGGCTTGAAGATCACCGACCCGGTGGCTTTTGAGAACACCGTGAGCCAGTGGCCCGGTGTGGTCACGGTGGGCGTTTTTGCCCTGCAAAAAGCCCAGGTGTGTTTGCTGGGGACCTCTGATGGGGTGAAGACACTGGTGTTCTGA
- a CDS encoding quinone-dependent dihydroorotate dehydrogenase, which translates to MSLIPYALARPFLFKMDPEAAHDLTIEGLARTQNTPLDCAYRQPFVAQPITLAGLHFPNRVGMAAGLDKNARCIDGLGAMGFGFVEVGTVTPKAQPGNPKPRMFRLPEAQALINRLGFNNDGLDAFIANVKRSKFRQQGRLLGLNIGKNAATPIENATDDYLIALSGVYPHADYVTVNISSPNTKNLRALQSDEALDGLLGALVARREELAAEHGRRVPMFLKIAPDLDKTQVGVIAATLQKHGMDGVIATNTTLARDAVSGLAHAEEMGGLSGAPVLASSNRVIQQLRAALGKDFPIIGVGGILSGHDAIAKIEAGADVVQIYTGLIYKGPELVTEVASALQQMKR; encoded by the coding sequence ATGTCCCTGATCCCCTACGCCCTCGCCCGCCCCTTTTTGTTCAAAATGGACCCCGAGGCGGCCCACGACCTGACCATCGAGGGCCTGGCCCGCACCCAAAACACCCCTCTCGACTGCGCTTACCGCCAGCCCTTTGTGGCACAACCCATCACCCTGGCGGGTCTGCATTTCCCCAACCGCGTCGGTATGGCTGCGGGCCTCGACAAAAACGCCCGCTGCATCGACGGCCTGGGTGCCATGGGTTTTGGTTTTGTCGAAGTCGGCACCGTCACGCCCAAGGCGCAGCCCGGCAACCCCAAACCGCGCATGTTCCGCCTGCCCGAAGCGCAAGCCCTGATCAACCGCCTGGGTTTTAACAACGACGGTCTGGACGCCTTCATCGCCAACGTCAAGCGCTCCAAGTTTCGCCAACAAGGCCGCCTGCTGGGCCTGAACATCGGCAAGAACGCTGCCACCCCCATTGAAAACGCCACCGACGACTATTTGATCGCGCTGTCAGGTGTGTACCCACATGCCGACTATGTGACGGTGAACATCTCCAGTCCCAACACCAAGAACCTGCGCGCCCTGCAAAGCGACGAAGCGCTCGACGGCCTGCTGGGCGCGCTGGTCGCACGGCGCGAAGAACTGGCTGCTGAACACGGCCGCCGCGTGCCCATGTTCCTCAAAATCGCGCCCGATCTGGACAAAACCCAAGTGGGCGTCATCGCCGCCACGCTGCAAAAACACGGCATGGACGGCGTCATCGCCACCAACACCACGCTGGCGCGCGACGCGGTGAGCGGCTTGGCGCATGCCGAGGAAATGGGCGGCCTGTCGGGCGCGCCTGTGCTGGCCAGCAGCAACCGCGTGATTCAACAGCTGCGTGCTGCCCTGGGCAAAGATTTCCCGATCATCGGCGTGGGTGGCATCCTGAGCGGGCACGACGCGATTGCAAAAATAGAAGCCGGGGCGGACGTGGTGCAGATTTACACCGGCCTCATCTACAAAGGCCCCGAACTGGTCACCGAAGTGGCGAGTGCACTGCAGCAGATGAAGCGCTGA
- a CDS encoding acyl-CoA thioesterase → MHPFDEAIDLRASALADAPHEFTGATHPAYANMVGPFGGTTSAQLLQSAMLHPERLGEPVALTVNFAAPVADGDIRFVARPVRTNRSTQHWIIEAHQAEGVVATATAVFAVRRETWSDVEAVMPGNVPAPEAVPRMPVRGMPAWPQRYDMRFVEGAFPAAFDEQEQAHSRSTLWVRDEPERALDFASLAAISDSFFPRIYIRRRRRALIGTVSLTTYFHADSALLAQVGTRHLLGVAKALNYRHGYFDQTGELWSPEGQLLASTHQLVYFKD, encoded by the coding sequence ATGCACCCATTCGACGAAGCCATTGATCTGCGCGCCTCAGCACTTGCGGACGCCCCCCACGAATTCACAGGCGCCACCCACCCGGCCTACGCCAACATGGTGGGGCCGTTTGGCGGCACCACTTCTGCGCAGTTGCTGCAGTCGGCCATGCTGCACCCCGAGCGCCTGGGCGAACCCGTGGCGCTCACGGTCAATTTTGCGGCCCCCGTGGCCGATGGCGACATCCGCTTTGTGGCGCGGCCCGTGCGCACCAACCGATCGACCCAGCACTGGATCATTGAGGCCCACCAAGCCGAAGGCGTGGTGGCCACCGCCACGGCTGTGTTCGCGGTGCGGCGCGAGACTTGGTCCGATGTGGAGGCGGTCATGCCCGGCAACGTTCCCGCACCCGAGGCAGTCCCCCGCATGCCTGTCAGGGGCATGCCCGCCTGGCCGCAGCGTTACGACATGCGTTTTGTTGAGGGCGCTTTCCCCGCAGCCTTTGATGAGCAAGAGCAAGCCCATTCGCGCTCCACCCTATGGGTGCGCGACGAACCCGAACGGGCCTTGGACTTCGCCTCGCTGGCGGCCATCAGCGACAGCTTTTTTCCGCGCATTTACATCCGCCGCCGTCGTCGCGCCTTGATTGGCACGGTGTCCCTCACCACCTATTTCCATGCAGACAGCGCCTTGCTGGCGCAGGTGGGCACGCGCCATCTGCTGGGCGTGGCCAAGGCACTGAATTACCGCCATGGCTACTTTGACCAAACGGGTGAGCTGTGGAGCCCCGAAGGGCAGTTGCTGGCGAGCACACACCAGCTGGTTTATTTCAAGGACTGA
- a CDS encoding NAD(P)/FAD-dependent oxidoreductase: MEQVDAVVIGAGVVGLAVGRALALSGREVLVLESENAIGTGTSSRNSEVIHAGIYYPAGSLKARLCVQGKQMLYVYCAERGVAHKQLGKLIVATTPEQVLALDGIMAKAAANGVHDLQKLSAAQAHALEPALSCEAALLSPSTGVIDSHGYMLALQGDMENAGGLLALVSPVQHIGLKHGTATHPIRVTTQDGTELACKVLVNAAGLSAVAMAERMDGLDKSLLPQAHYAKGNYFTLAGKAPFSRLIYPVPEKAGLGVHLTLDLGDQAKFGPDVQWVDDPADLQVDPRRGDAFYAEVRKYWPALQDGALQAGYAGMRPKINAPHEAAADFMIQGPAEHGVPGLVNLLGIESPGLTSSLAIADEVCARLA; encoded by the coding sequence ATGGAACAAGTTGATGCTGTGGTTATCGGGGCCGGCGTGGTCGGCTTGGCTGTGGGGCGGGCGCTCGCGCTCTCGGGCCGCGAGGTGCTGGTGCTCGAATCGGAAAACGCCATTGGCACGGGCACCAGCTCGCGCAACAGCGAGGTCATCCACGCGGGCATTTATTACCCGGCAGGCTCCCTCAAGGCGCGGCTGTGTGTGCAAGGCAAACAGATGCTCTATGTCTATTGCGCCGAGCGCGGCGTGGCGCACAAGCAGTTGGGCAAGCTGATCGTGGCCACAACTCCTGAGCAAGTACTGGCGCTGGACGGCATCATGGCCAAAGCGGCCGCCAACGGCGTGCACGATTTGCAAAAACTCTCGGCGGCCCAGGCCCACGCGCTGGAGCCTGCGCTGTCTTGCGAAGCGGCGCTGCTCTCGCCCAGCACTGGGGTCATCGACAGTCACGGCTACATGCTCGCACTGCAGGGCGACATGGAAAACGCAGGCGGCCTGCTGGCGCTGGTCTCGCCCGTGCAGCACATAGGCCTGAAGCACGGCACCGCCACGCACCCGATTCGAGTGACCACGCAAGACGGCACCGAGCTGGCTTGCAAGGTGCTGGTCAACGCTGCAGGGCTGAGCGCCGTGGCCATGGCTGAGCGCATGGACGGGCTGGACAAAAGCCTGCTGCCACAAGCCCATTACGCTAAGGGTAACTATTTCACACTCGCAGGCAAGGCACCGTTCTCCCGCCTGATTTACCCCGTGCCCGAAAAAGCCGGTTTGGGCGTGCACCTCACGCTTGACTTGGGCGACCAAGCCAAGTTCGGCCCGGACGTGCAATGGGTCGATGACCCGGCCGACCTGCAGGTAGACCCGCGCCGGGGCGACGCCTTTTATGCCGAGGTACGTAAATACTGGCCCGCATTGCAAGATGGCGCTTTGCAGGCGGGTTATGCGGGCATGCGCCCCAAGATCAACGCCCCGCATGAGGCGGCAGCCGACTTCATGATCCAGGGCCCAGCCGAGCACGGCGTGCCGGGCCTGGTGAACCTGCTGGGCATCGAGTCGCCGGGTTTGACCAGTTCGCTGGCTATTGCCGACGAGGTTTGCGCTCGGTTGGCCTAA
- a CDS encoding SDR family NAD(P)-dependent oxidoreductase, giving the protein MSLFNLKGKVAVVTGSSRGIGRSIAHQLAQQGAKVVVSSRKQDACEVVVKEIQAAGGEAMAIAASISSKEQLQNLINQTRAAWGPIDILVCNAATNPYYGPTTGMSDEVFDKVMRNNVLSNTWLCTMVYPDMKAKKDGAIVIVSSIGGLHGSAIIGAYNISKAADMQLARNLAVEWGPDNIRVNCIAPGLIKTDFAKALHEDPVLSAKYNNETPLRRMGEPDDIGGVAVFLASPAGQYVTGQTIVADGGMMIR; this is encoded by the coding sequence ATGTCGCTGTTCAATCTCAAAGGCAAAGTCGCCGTCGTCACTGGCTCCAGCCGGGGCATTGGTCGATCGATTGCGCACCAGCTGGCCCAGCAAGGCGCTAAAGTTGTCGTGTCCAGCCGCAAGCAGGATGCCTGCGAAGTGGTGGTCAAGGAAATCCAGGCCGCAGGGGGTGAGGCGATGGCGATTGCCGCCAGCATCTCCAGCAAAGAGCAACTGCAAAACCTGATCAACCAGACCCGCGCGGCCTGGGGGCCGATCGACATCCTGGTGTGCAATGCGGCCACCAACCCCTATTACGGCCCCACCACAGGCATGAGCGATGAGGTGTTTGACAAGGTCATGCGCAACAACGTGCTGTCCAACACCTGGCTGTGCACCATGGTCTACCCCGACATGAAAGCCAAAAAGGACGGTGCCATCGTCATCGTGTCGTCGATCGGTGGCCTGCACGGCTCGGCCATCATCGGGGCTTACAACATTTCCAAGGCGGCCGACATGCAGCTGGCGCGCAACCTGGCGGTGGAATGGGGCCCGGACAACATCCGCGTGAACTGCATCGCGCCGGGCCTGATCAAGACCGACTTTGCCAAGGCGCTGCACGAGGACCCGGTGCTGAGCGCCAAGTACAACAACGAGACGCCGCTGCGCCGCATGGGCGAGCCCGACGACATTGGGGGTGTGGCGGTGTTTTTGGCCAGCCCGGCTGGGCAGTATGTGACGGGGCAGACCATCGTGGCGGATGGGGGGATGATGATTCGCTGA
- a CDS encoding superoxide dismutase produces MEHTLPALPYAIDALAPHYSQETLEFHHGKHHNAYVVNLNNLQKGTEFESMSLEEIIKKSSGGVYNNSAQIWNHTFFWNCMKPNGGGEPTGALATAINAKFGSYAAFKEAFVKSAVGNFGSGWTWLVKKADGSVDIVNMGAAGTPLTTGDTALLTVDVWEHAYYIDYRNMRPKFVETFLDKLVNWSFAEKNFG; encoded by the coding sequence ATGGAACATACCTTGCCCGCACTGCCTTACGCGATTGACGCTTTGGCTCCCCATTACAGCCAGGAAACCTTGGAGTTCCACCACGGCAAGCACCACAACGCTTACGTCGTCAACCTGAACAACCTGCAAAAAGGCACTGAATTCGAGAGCATGAGCCTCGAAGAGATCATCAAAAAGTCCAGCGGCGGTGTGTACAACAACTCGGCCCAAATCTGGAACCACACCTTCTTCTGGAACTGCATGAAGCCCAACGGCGGCGGCGAGCCCACAGGCGCACTGGCCACAGCCATCAACGCCAAGTTCGGCAGCTACGCCGCGTTCAAAGAAGCCTTCGTCAAGAGCGCTGTGGGCAACTTCGGCTCCGGCTGGACATGGCTGGTCAAGAAAGCCGACGGTTCGGTTGACATCGTCAACATGGGCGCAGCTGGCACCCCCCTGACCACAGGCGACACCGCCTTGTTGACTGTGGACGTCTGGGAACACGCCTACTACATCGACTACCGCAACATGCGTCCCAAGTTCGTTGAGACCTTCCTCGACAAGCTGGTGAACTGGTCGTTTGCTGAGAAGAACTTCGGCTGA
- the xseA gene encoding exodeoxyribonuclease VII large subunit, whose protein sequence is MKSPRAWTVSALCRAVADSLDAQFNPVSVRGEISGFSRAASGHCYFSIKDDTGQIRCAMFRRAAGLMDFAPRDGELVEVRGRLGVYEARGDLQLIVESMERAGQGALFEQFLRLKAKLEGEGLFDPAHKRALPAQPRAIGVVTSLGAAAWHDVVTALQRRVPHIPVLMAPALVQGAGAAATLAQALQNIYALTAEDNPLCPPVDVILLVRGGGSMEDLWSFNDENLARLIAQSPVPLICGVGHETDFTIADFVADVRAPTPTAAAEMAATDRGVGLEALSVLEQRLSRGLIRQQDRQAQRLDAVAARWGVGLVRQQERQSQRLSAVAARLGRPQAVLGQHSQWLDRLASRLLTGVRTQLVGQGHQLERLNDRLAFNRAQQVPQRAQRLERAALRLSSVDPRQVLERGYAWLSDDRGQALTHADQFQPGQAVRATLADGDVPLKVVS, encoded by the coding sequence ATGAAATCGCCCCGAGCCTGGACCGTGTCAGCGCTGTGCCGCGCCGTGGCCGATAGCTTGGATGCCCAGTTCAATCCGGTCAGTGTGCGTGGTGAGATTTCTGGGTTTTCACGCGCCGCAAGTGGGCATTGTTATTTTTCCATCAAGGACGACACGGGCCAGATCCGCTGCGCCATGTTTCGGCGAGCCGCCGGCTTGATGGACTTTGCCCCGCGAGATGGCGAACTGGTTGAGGTGCGTGGCCGCTTGGGCGTGTACGAAGCCCGGGGTGATCTGCAGCTGATTGTCGAATCCATGGAGCGTGCAGGGCAGGGCGCGCTGTTTGAGCAGTTTTTGCGCCTCAAGGCCAAGCTCGAAGGCGAGGGCCTGTTCGATCCCGCCCACAAACGCGCTTTGCCCGCCCAGCCCCGTGCCATTGGCGTGGTCACGTCTTTGGGCGCTGCCGCTTGGCACGATGTGGTGACCGCTTTGCAGCGGCGCGTGCCGCACATTCCGGTGCTCATGGCCCCGGCCTTGGTGCAGGGTGCTGGCGCTGCGGCCACTCTGGCGCAGGCATTGCAAAACATCTACGCCCTCACGGCCGAAGACAACCCGCTGTGTCCGCCCGTGGACGTGATCTTGCTTGTGCGTGGGGGGGGCTCGATGGAAGACCTGTGGTCGTTCAACGACGAAAATCTGGCGCGCTTGATCGCGCAAAGTCCGGTGCCGCTGATTTGTGGCGTGGGCCACGAGACGGATTTCACCATCGCCGATTTTGTGGCCGATGTGCGTGCCCCGACACCCACGGCGGCGGCCGAGATGGCTGCGACCGACCGGGGTGTGGGCCTCGAAGCCCTGTCTGTGCTGGAGCAACGCCTGAGCAGGGGCTTGATTCGCCAGCAGGACCGGCAGGCACAACGTTTGGACGCAGTGGCGGCGCGTTGGGGTGTGGGCTTGGTCCGTCAACAAGAGCGCCAGAGCCAACGCCTGAGCGCGGTGGCGGCCCGGCTGGGGCGACCACAAGCTGTGCTGGGGCAGCACAGCCAGTGGCTGGACCGCTTGGCCAGTCGTTTGTTGACGGGCGTGCGAACTCAATTGGTCGGCCAAGGCCACCAGTTGGAGCGCTTGAACGATCGTTTGGCTTTCAACCGGGCTCAGCAAGTGCCGCAACGCGCCCAGCGCTTGGAGCGGGCCGCTTTGCGTCTGTCGTCGGTGGACCCGCGTCAGGTGCTTGAGCGCGGTTATGCCTGGCTCAGCGATGATCGCGGCCAGGCTTTGACCCACGCTGACCAGTTTCAGCCGGGACAGGCGGTGCGGGCGACGCTGGCGGATGGGGATGTGCCTTTGAAGGTTGTTTCTTGA
- a CDS encoding MotA/TolQ/ExbB proton channel family protein translates to MLSIIQAAGWPIWPLILCSVLALALIIERLVQLRAHKVMPPKTLEQAVEISRRGVPSEETVLKLENKGVLGPILASGLRCLQKNPEASDEDIRAHMEMAGRLAGRQLERYLTALGTIASAAPLLGLLGTVIGMIEIFAAQTAGTSQPAQLAYGISIALYNTAFGLIVAIPALMFWRYFRSLVDNMLLTMEVASEQFARHLSHLRT, encoded by the coding sequence TTGTTATCCATCATTCAAGCCGCTGGATGGCCCATCTGGCCCCTTATTCTGTGCTCCGTTTTGGCTTTGGCCTTGATCATCGAGCGCCTGGTTCAGTTGCGCGCACACAAAGTCATGCCCCCCAAGACCCTGGAGCAGGCGGTTGAAATCTCCCGGCGTGGTGTTCCTTCCGAAGAAACGGTGCTCAAACTCGAGAACAAAGGCGTGCTCGGCCCCATCTTGGCCAGTGGACTGCGCTGCCTGCAAAAAAATCCCGAAGCTTCGGACGAGGACATCCGGGCCCACATGGAAATGGCAGGCCGACTGGCAGGGCGGCAACTGGAGCGCTATCTGACGGCCCTGGGCACCATCGCTTCCGCGGCCCCCTTGCTTGGCTTGCTTGGCACCGTGATTGGCATGATCGAGATTTTTGCAGCCCAGACAGCAGGCACCAGCCAACCCGCCCAGCTGGCCTACGGCATCTCGATTGCGCTGTACAACACCGCATTTGGTTTGATCGTGGCCATCCCGGCCCTCATGTTCTGGCGCTACTTCCGATCCTTGGTGGACAATATGCTGCTGACGATGGAGGTGGCCAGTGAGCAATTTGCCCGCCACCTGAGCCATTTGCGCACCTGA
- a CDS encoding ExbD/TolR family protein codes for MNFRKRTPSAEPEINLIPFIDVLLVVLIFLMLTTTWSRLTEINMTLPLADTQKQKDRPQQIVLSVNAQGQYAVNQSRIEGTSVAALAAALGPLASKEVTLVISADAQATHQSVVNAMEAARRTGLSQITFATQSPEPSGS; via the coding sequence GTGAACTTTAGAAAACGCACCCCCTCGGCCGAGCCCGAAATCAACCTCATCCCCTTCATCGATGTGTTGTTGGTGGTGCTCATCTTTTTGATGCTCACCACCACTTGGTCTCGCCTGACCGAAATCAACATGACCTTGCCTTTGGCAGACACCCAAAAGCAAAAAGACCGCCCCCAGCAGATTGTCTTGTCGGTCAACGCCCAAGGCCAATATGCCGTGAACCAATCGCGCATTGAAGGCACTTCGGTCGCCGCTTTGGCTGCCGCTTTGGGGCCCTTAGCCTCCAAGGAAGTGACCTTGGTGATCAGCGCCGATGCGCAAGCCACCCACCAATCTGTGGTCAACGCCATGGAAGCCGCTCGCAGAACCGGGTTGTCGCAAATCACCTTTGCCACCCAATCACCTGAGCCCTCGGGCTCCTGA
- the lpxK gene encoding tetraacyldisaccharide 4'-kinase, translated as MNLSTWLHQHLPQVWTSRGLFAWLLLPLAGLHAALLRVRRLVWHLGWRQAHRLPVPVIVVGNVVAGGAGKTPLTMALVQHLQQRGWQVGVVSRGHGRKTHDTRAVMPDSLPADVGDEPLLIRQITGAQVWVGTDRAEAGRALLQTNPGVNMLVCDDGLQHWGLARDLEICVMDERGVGNGWLLPAGPLREPWPRVVDLLLHTGDNGLPGGFVAQRQLAPVAHDAQGRSQALSGLIGQPVDAVAGLARPEAFFAMLRATGLQLHHTTALPDHFDYAHGAPTATDRPLLCTEKDAAKLWQHQPQALAVPLVLTPEAAFWQALDQRLAEKPFC; from the coding sequence ATGAACCTGTCCACCTGGCTGCACCAGCATTTGCCGCAGGTCTGGACTTCGCGAGGGTTGTTCGCATGGCTGCTGCTTCCCCTTGCTGGCTTGCATGCTGCCCTGCTCAGGGTGCGCAGGCTGGTCTGGCACCTGGGCTGGCGGCAAGCCCACCGCCTGCCGGTGCCGGTGATCGTTGTGGGCAATGTGGTGGCCGGTGGCGCGGGCAAAACCCCCTTGACCATGGCCTTGGTGCAGCACTTACAGCAACGGGGCTGGCAAGTGGGCGTGGTCTCACGCGGTCATGGCCGCAAGACACACGACACGCGAGCCGTGATGCCCGACAGCTTGCCCGCCGATGTGGGCGACGAGCCCTTGCTGATCCGTCAAATAACAGGCGCTCAAGTCTGGGTGGGCACCGACCGAGCTGAGGCCGGCCGCGCTTTGTTGCAAACCAACCCCGGCGTCAATATGTTGGTGTGTGACGACGGGCTGCAACACTGGGGTTTGGCGCGAGACTTGGAAATCTGCGTCATGGACGAACGCGGCGTGGGCAACGGCTGGCTGCTCCCCGCTGGCCCTTTGCGTGAGCCCTGGCCCCGGGTGGTTGACCTGCTGCTGCACACCGGAGACAACGGCTTGCCGGGCGGCTTTGTGGCACAGCGCCAATTGGCCCCTGTGGCACACGATGCACAAGGCCGCAGCCAGGCTTTGTCCGGCTTGATCGGTCAGCCTGTCGATGCGGTGGCTGGCCTGGCAAGGCCTGAAGCGTTTTTTGCCATGCTGCGGGCAACCGGTCTGCAACTGCACCACACCACCGCCTTGCCCGACCATTTTGACTACGCGCACGGCGCACCGACCGCCACAGACCGCCCCTTGCTGTGCACCGAAAAAGACGCCGCCAAACTCTGGCAGCACCAGCCCCAGGCTTTGGCCGTGCCCTTGGTGCTGACACCCGAAGCCGCTTTTTGGCAAGCCCTGGACCAGCGGCTGGCCGAAAAACCCTTTTGCTGA
- a CDS encoding Trm112 family protein, whose amino-acid sequence MDTKLLELLVCPVTKGPLDFDRETQELLSRSARLAYPVRKGIPILLENEARTLSDEEIDKLAALRPPL is encoded by the coding sequence ATGGACACCAAACTGCTTGAACTGCTGGTCTGCCCGGTCACCAAAGGACCACTGGATTTTGACCGCGAGACCCAGGAGCTGCTCTCTCGCAGCGCCCGGCTGGCCTACCCTGTGCGCAAGGGCATCCCCATCTTGCTCGAAAACGAAGCGCGCACCTTGAGCGACGAAGAAATCGACAAACTTGCCGCCTTGCGCCCCCCGCTCTGA